In a genomic window of Verrucomicrobiia bacterium:
- a CDS encoding nitrous oxide-stimulated promoter family protein, which produces MNTSAQPAFRAGIASADRKPMADFASKRSTREWKTMETMIHIHCRDYHQPDGTLCAECQGLLDYATMRLERCRFGAQKPTCARCPVHCYQRTRREQVKAVMRYAGPRMVWEHPVMSLCHWLDGLRRGKSCDGSSI; this is translated from the coding sequence ATGAATACGAGCGCCCAACCAGCCTTCCGGGCCGGCATTGCCTCCGCTGACCGGAAACCCATGGCCGATTTTGCGAGCAAACGATCAACCCGCGAATGGAAAACGATGGAGACGATGATCCACATTCATTGCCGGGACTATCATCAGCCGGACGGAACACTATGCGCCGAATGTCAGGGACTGCTGGATTACGCCACAATGCGGTTAGAACGTTGCCGGTTTGGCGCACAAAAGCCGACTTGCGCGAGATGCCCCGTACATTGCTACCAGCGCACCCGCCGTGAACAGGTCAAGGCCGTAATGCGCTATGCCGGTCCGCGCATGGTCTGGGAACATCCAGTCATGAGTTTGTGCCATTGGCTGGACGGATTGCGCAGAGGAAAGAGCTGCGATGGGTCCTCTATTTGA
- a CDS encoding Crp/Fnr family transcriptional regulator has translation MSVLAEFKKTAIISSLRTCQLFAGLARADLENIAEVTVVKSLDKGEYLFHEGDPARGFYVVQRGAVNVHRVSATGKEQIIHVFRTGDSFAEVALASATGYPADARALEPTQVLLVQKEGILGLLRRQPELALRMLGSMSSHLRVLVGQLEDLALKDVETRLANWLVKRCADPLGKTPVAIELTSAKRVLAAELGTVTETFSRTLAKFRGQKLIAVKGKTVTVLSPSKLNALLRHNLGE, from the coding sequence ATGTCGGTGCTGGCCGAATTCAAGAAAACAGCGATTATTAGCTCGTTGCGGACCTGTCAGCTTTTCGCGGGGCTGGCGCGGGCGGATTTGGAAAACATCGCGGAGGTCACGGTTGTGAAATCGCTCGACAAGGGCGAGTATCTCTTCCACGAAGGCGATCCGGCGCGCGGATTCTACGTCGTGCAACGCGGCGCCGTGAACGTCCATCGCGTCAGCGCCACCGGCAAGGAGCAGATCATCCACGTTTTTCGCACGGGCGATTCCTTTGCCGAAGTGGCCCTGGCCTCGGCCACCGGTTATCCAGCCGACGCGCGAGCCCTGGAGCCGACGCAGGTTTTGCTCGTGCAAAAGGAGGGCATTCTCGGCTTGCTCAGGCGCCAGCCGGAACTGGCGCTGCGGATGCTTGGCTCGATGAGCAGCCATTTGCGGGTGCTGGTGGGGCAGCTTGAAGACCTGGCATTAAAGGATGTCGAAACGCGTCTGGCAAACTGGCTCGTGAAGCGCTGCGCTGATCCGCTGGGCAAGACACCCGTGGCAATCGAATTGACGAGCGCCAAGCGTGTGCTGGCGGCGGAGCTCGGCACGGTCACCGAAACCTTCTCACGCACGCTCGCAAAGTTCCGTGGACAAAAGCTGATCGCAGTCAAAGGCAAAACCGTTACGGTGTTGTCGCCATCGAAATTGAACGCGTTGCTTCGGCATAACCTGGGCGAATAA